TCATATGATCACCTTACCTAGCTAGATGGAACATAGCTGCCTAATCGGGGTCTATAGCTTTGATCAGGAGGCTCTCTCGTCGAAATATTAAAAGTTAGTATGTTACGAGCCGGAAATAAACAAGAATTATATAAACGGAGACATGCGAATTCCTACGTTAATCTTGATGTGAGTCGACGACCCTTTCATTAACTAACGTAGGAGTGAAGGTAAAAAGAGGAGGTCTGTCAGGACACTTGACCGCGGTAGACTCTCTCCACCGCCTTCAACAGAGCGAATCCGATCACATCGATGGCTATCATAGACCCTATCAGTATGTAGACAAAGGTTATGAGGAAGGGCTGGTTAAACAGCTGGTATAAGTAGGCTGAGACTATCAGGGAAACGGTGACGGGCATCTGACCTAGAGCGAGTAGGGGTCTGTCCCTCAGCTTCCAAGCTATAGCTGTAGCGATGAGATTAGCAGCTGAACCTCCTAGGGCATCCACTATCCCGAAGGGCCCGAGCATGTTCGCTATGAAGCAGCCCAAAGTCGTTCCCAGTATTGCTGGAGGGCCCATCAGCACCGAAAGCGCCAGCAAAGCATCTGCTACCCTCACTTGGACTGCATAGAAAGAGATCGGAGCTAGCACGAGGGTCAGCACAGCGTATGCAGCCGCTATCACCGCGAGCATGGCGACATCGCTACTCAGGTTCCTCATTCCCATCACCCGAACGCGTTTTTACCAGCCTATTTAAGAACCTTCCCAGTTTCCATGTACCAGAGATAGAGATCGAGTTCTCCGAGAGTTAAGCCCGTCTTCTCGGCTATTTTCCCTAGTATCGATTCTATTTCCAAGTACTTCCTTCTCGTAAGGGTCTTAGGTCTCTCTATGATCCCATACCTCACCAGTACATCCACTATGTGGTAGTCGATTATCGCCACATTCTTGTATCCTATATTCCTCAGGAAATGGCTGGCTTCCTTGTATCCTAGACCCCTCACATTCTTGACTAACCACTCTCTGAGACTCCTCTCATCCTTGAAGCTGCTCAGGATGCCCTTCAACTCGGGTAAGAGTTTTCTGGCCTCAACGATGTACTCAGCTCTGGCCTTGGGGAAGCGGTGACCGAGCTCCCTCAATCTCCTCTCCAGTTCCTCCCTGGGAAGCGTGATGAACCCGTCTCCTATAGCTCTCTGTATCCTTATCCCGCCTTCG
This genomic stretch from Thermoproteota archaeon harbors:
- a CDS encoding QueT transporter family protein, with amino-acid sequence MRNLSSDVAMLAVIAAAYAVLTLVLAPISFYAVQVRVADALLALSVLMGPPAILGTTLGCFIANMLGPFGIVDALGGSAANLIATAIAWKLRDRPLLALGQMPVTVSLIVSAYLYQLFNQPFLITFVYILIGSMIAIDVIGFALLKAVERVYRGQVS
- a CDS encoding N-glycosylase/DNA lyase, with amino-acid sequence MEDLIREVNRLRSEEVSKLIAIRMREFERLGKSSAEEIFKELAFCLLTANYSAEGGIRIQRAIGDGFITLPREELERRLRELGHRFPKARAEYIVEARKLLPELKGILSSFKDERSLREWLVKNVRGLGYKEASHFLRNIGYKNVAIIDYHIVDVLVRYGIIERPKTLTRRKYLEIESILGKIAEKTGLTLGELDLYLWYMETGKVLK